One region of Cobetia sp. cqz5-12 genomic DNA includes:
- the rlmE gene encoding 23S rRNA (uridine(2552)-2'-O)-methyltransferase RlmE translates to MAHPSKSSAGWMKEHFDDAYVQRSWADGYRSRASYKLIEIDDKDRLLKPGATVIDLGAAPGGWSQIAADRVGMEGVVIASDILEMDALAGVDFIQGDFTEEAVLNQILATLGDRPVDLVISDMAPNMSGMSAIDQPAGMYLVELALDLARQTLKPGGNFLVKVFQGEGFDAYLKDMRGSFKKVVTRKPEASRARSREVYLLGQGFKG, encoded by the coding sequence GTGGCTCACCCCAGCAAGAGCAGTGCTGGCTGGATGAAGGAACACTTTGATGACGCCTATGTCCAGCGCAGCTGGGCCGATGGTTATCGTTCCCGTGCCAGCTACAAGTTGATTGAAATCGATGACAAGGACCGCCTGCTCAAGCCGGGTGCCACCGTCATCGACCTCGGCGCAGCCCCCGGTGGCTGGAGCCAGATCGCCGCTGACCGCGTCGGCATGGAGGGCGTGGTCATCGCCTCCGACATTCTCGAGATGGACGCTCTGGCCGGTGTCGACTTCATTCAGGGCGACTTCACCGAAGAGGCCGTGTTGAACCAGATTCTGGCTACCCTCGGTGACCGCCCGGTAGACCTCGTCATCTCCGACATGGCGCCCAACATGAGCGGCATGAGCGCAATCGATCAACCTGCCGGCATGTATCTGGTCGAGCTGGCGCTGGATCTGGCGCGTCAGACCCTCAAGCCGGGCGGCAATTTCCTGGTCAAGGTCTTCCAGGGCGAGGGCTTCGATGCCTATCTGAAGGACATGCGTGGCAGCTTCAAGAAGGTCGTGACCCGCAAGCCGGAAGCGTCGCGTGCACGCTCACGCGAAGTCTATCTGCTCGGTCAGGGTTTCAAGGGCTGA
- the ftsH gene encoding ATP-dependent zinc metalloprotease FtsH: protein MNDMAKNLILWLIIAAVLLTVFNNFSVDTSPQAMNYSQFVQQVQNDRIKSVTIDGYTIEGERADGSSFTTIRPAASDPKLMDDLLANKVEVIGKKPEQQSLWTRLLIASFPILIILAIFMFFMRQMQGGGAGKGGPMSFGKSKAKLLSQDQIKTTFSDVAGCDEAKEEVEELVDFLKDPSKFQRLGGQIPRGVLMVGPPGTGKTLLAKAIAGEAKVPFFSISGSDFVEMFVGVGASRVRDMFEQAKKQAPCIIFIDEIDAVGRHRGSGMGGGHDEREQTLNQLLVEMDGFEANDGIIVIAATNRPDVLDPALLRPGRFDRQVMVGLPDIRGREHILGVHLRKVPMGDDVVPVNIARGTPGFSGADLANLVNEAALFAARRNKRLVGMEELELAKDKIMMGAERKSMVMSEKEKRNTAYHESGHAIIGLVMPEHDPVYKVSIIPRGRALGVTMFLPEEDRYSYSRQQIISQICSLFGGRIAEEMTLGPNGVTTGASNDIKRATELAHNMVAKWGLSSEMGPIMYDEDESHQFLGGPGQGGGKLKSGDTTSRLDKEVRRIIDECYAKAQQILEENRDKLDAMTEALMTYETIDAEQLADIMAGRTPRPPKDWGGPASGGDGGLVAPVADTPKAEAPEAPKADDDADGSEDDDGNRRRPSDPLGGPSGH, encoded by the coding sequence TTGAACGACATGGCGAAGAACCTGATTCTCTGGTTGATCATCGCAGCAGTGCTGCTGACGGTGTTCAACAACTTCAGCGTCGATACCTCGCCGCAGGCGATGAACTATTCACAGTTCGTCCAGCAGGTGCAGAACGACCGGATCAAGAGTGTGACCATCGATGGTTACACCATTGAGGGTGAGCGGGCCGACGGCTCCAGCTTCACCACCATCCGGCCGGCGGCGTCCGATCCCAAGCTGATGGATGACCTGCTTGCCAACAAGGTGGAGGTCATCGGCAAGAAGCCTGAGCAGCAGTCGCTGTGGACACGCCTGTTGATCGCCAGCTTCCCGATTCTGATCATTCTGGCCATCTTCATGTTCTTCATGCGCCAGATGCAGGGCGGCGGTGCCGGCAAGGGTGGCCCGATGAGCTTCGGCAAGTCCAAGGCCAAGCTGTTGAGCCAGGACCAGATCAAGACCACCTTCAGCGACGTCGCGGGCTGTGACGAAGCGAAGGAAGAAGTCGAGGAGCTGGTCGACTTCCTCAAGGACCCCAGCAAGTTCCAGCGTCTTGGCGGTCAGATTCCGCGCGGTGTCCTGATGGTGGGCCCGCCGGGTACCGGCAAGACCCTGCTCGCCAAGGCGATCGCCGGCGAAGCCAAGGTGCCGTTCTTCAGCATCTCCGGTTCTGACTTCGTCGAGATGTTCGTCGGTGTCGGTGCGTCCCGTGTGCGTGACATGTTCGAGCAGGCCAAGAAGCAGGCGCCGTGCATCATCTTCATCGATGAGATCGACGCCGTCGGTCGTCATCGTGGTTCCGGCATGGGCGGTGGTCACGATGAACGTGAGCAGACACTGAACCAGCTGCTGGTCGAGATGGATGGCTTCGAGGCGAATGACGGCATCATCGTCATCGCCGCGACCAACCGTCCTGACGTGCTTGACCCCGCACTGCTGCGTCCTGGTCGCTTCGACCGTCAGGTCATGGTGGGTCTGCCGGATATCCGTGGTCGCGAACACATCCTTGGCGTTCACCTGCGCAAGGTGCCGATGGGCGACGACGTCGTGCCGGTCAACATTGCACGTGGTACGCCGGGCTTCTCCGGTGCAGATCTCGCCAACCTGGTCAATGAAGCCGCCCTGTTTGCCGCGCGTCGCAACAAGCGTCTGGTCGGCATGGAAGAGCTCGAGCTGGCCAAGGACAAGATCATGATGGGCGCCGAGCGCAAATCGATGGTCATGTCCGAGAAGGAGAAGCGCAACACGGCCTATCACGAGTCTGGCCACGCCATCATCGGCCTGGTGATGCCCGAGCATGATCCGGTCTACAAGGTGTCGATCATTCCGCGCGGCCGCGCGCTGGGTGTGACGATGTTCCTGCCGGAGGAGGATCGCTACAGCTACTCGCGTCAGCAGATCATCAGCCAGATCTGCTCGCTGTTCGGCGGTCGTATCGCTGAAGAGATGACGCTGGGGCCGAACGGTGTCACCACCGGCGCCTCCAATGACATCAAGCGTGCAACCGAACTTGCCCACAACATGGTCGCCAAGTGGGGGCTCTCAAGCGAGATGGGCCCGATCATGTACGATGAGGACGAGTCCCATCAGTTCCTCGGTGGCCCGGGTCAGGGTGGCGGCAAGCTGAAGTCTGGTGACACCACCTCGCGTCTCGACAAGGAAGTGCGTCGTATCATCGACGAGTGCTACGCCAAGGCGCAGCAGATCCTGGAAGAGAATCGCGACAAGCTGGATGCGATGACCGAAGCGCTGATGACCTATGAGACCATCGATGCCGAGCAGCTGGCGGACATCATGGCCGGCCGTACGCCGCGTCCGCCGAAGGACTGGGGTGGCCCGGCAAGCGGTGGTGACGGTGGCCTGGTGGCCCCGGTTGCCGACACTCCGAAGGCGGAAGCGCCGGAAGCTCCCAAGGCCGATGATGACGCTGATGGCAGTGAAGACGACGACGGCAATCGCCGTCGCCCGTCTGATCCGCTGGGTGGTCCGAGCGGTCATTGA
- the folP gene encoding dihydropteroate synthase: MSLECAGHLLDLSRPRVMGILNVTPDSFSDGGRSATLDAALRNAEQMLADGAAMIDVGGESTRPGATPVSTEEELERVCPVVERLVSELGALVSIDTSNPHVMRETARLGAGMINDVRALNRDGALEAAADSGLPVCLMHMRGEPDTMQQDTHYAQSIEQEVRTFLAERIAACGAAGIARERLLLDPGFGFGKSLQDNLRLYHRMAQLHEFNLPLLIGTSRKSMIGNALGRAVEDRLAGNLALTALAVRDGARLFRVHDVAPTVDAVDMAWAVLQEGTIR, translated from the coding sequence ATGTCATTGGAGTGCGCCGGACACCTTCTCGATCTCTCGCGTCCGCGGGTGATGGGGATTCTCAACGTGACGCCGGACTCCTTCTCGGATGGCGGTCGCAGCGCGACCCTGGACGCCGCGCTGCGCAATGCCGAGCAGATGCTGGCCGATGGTGCCGCGATGATCGATGTCGGCGGTGAGTCGACACGACCCGGGGCGACGCCGGTCAGTACCGAAGAAGAGCTTGAGCGGGTCTGCCCGGTGGTGGAGCGGCTGGTGAGCGAGCTGGGCGCGTTGGTGAGCATCGATACCAGCAACCCGCACGTCATGCGCGAAACCGCACGGCTGGGGGCAGGCATGATCAATGACGTGCGTGCGCTGAATCGAGACGGCGCGCTCGAGGCGGCCGCTGACAGCGGGCTGCCTGTCTGTCTGATGCACATGCGCGGCGAGCCGGACACCATGCAGCAGGATACGCATTACGCTCAGTCCATCGAGCAGGAAGTCCGGACGTTTCTGGCAGAGCGTATCGCGGCCTGTGGGGCGGCGGGTATCGCGCGTGAGCGACTGCTGCTGGACCCCGGCTTCGGCTTCGGCAAGTCACTGCAAGACAATCTGCGCCTGTATCACCGCATGGCGCAGTTACATGAATTCAACCTCCCGCTGCTGATCGGCACGTCACGCAAGAGCATGATCGGCAATGCCCTCGGGCGCGCGGTGGAGGATCGCTTGGCTGGTAACCTGGCACTGACGGCCCTGGCCGTTCGTGACGGGGCCAGGCTGTTTCGCGTTCACGACGTGGCCCCGACTGTCGACGCTGTCGACATGGCATGGGCCGTGCTACAGGAAGGCACGATACGATGA
- the glmM gene encoding phosphoglucosamine mutase: MSRRYFGTDGIRGTVGEFPITPDFMLKLGWAAGRVFARHGRGKVLIGKDTRISGYMFESALESGLSAAGVDVSLLGPMPTPGIAYLTRTFRADAGIVISASHNAYPDNGIKFFSAAGTKLDDALEAEIEAELDRDIVIVGPDSLGKASRIQDAAGRYIEFCKSTLPGRLGLHGMKVVLDCAHGATYHIAPNVFRELGAKVSVIGGEPDGLNINQGVGSTHPQALRAAVIEQGADLGVAFDGDGDRLILVDADGRVIDGDDILYMIARDRHERGVLGGGVVGTLMSNFGLAAALEGLGIPFERAKVGDRYVIERLEANGWQLGGESSGHIVCSHIQSTGDGIVSALQVLAIMAREECSLSELLVGFEKAPQALINVRLAPGCDNKALMAADAVQAAVVEVEQTLGNEGRVLLRPSGTEPLIRVMVEGRPHFDVDALAGQIAATVESSMSA; the protein is encoded by the coding sequence ATGAGTCGACGTTATTTTGGTACGGATGGCATTCGCGGCACGGTGGGGGAATTCCCTATCACGCCAGACTTCATGCTCAAGCTGGGCTGGGCGGCGGGACGGGTATTTGCCCGTCACGGCCGCGGCAAGGTATTGATCGGCAAGGATACGCGCATCTCGGGCTACATGTTCGAATCCGCGCTCGAGTCCGGCCTTTCGGCAGCGGGCGTCGATGTTTCCCTGCTCGGCCCGATGCCGACGCCGGGGATCGCCTATCTGACGCGCACCTTCCGCGCCGATGCCGGCATCGTCATCTCGGCCTCCCACAACGCCTATCCGGACAACGGCATCAAGTTCTTCTCCGCTGCCGGCACCAAGCTGGATGATGCGCTGGAAGCCGAGATCGAAGCCGAGCTGGACCGCGACATCGTGATCGTCGGCCCGGACAGCCTGGGCAAGGCGTCACGCATCCAGGATGCGGCCGGCCGCTATATCGAATTCTGCAAGTCCACGCTGCCGGGTCGCCTGGGCCTTCACGGCATGAAGGTGGTGCTGGATTGCGCGCATGGTGCGACCTATCACATCGCGCCAAACGTCTTCCGCGAGCTGGGTGCCAAGGTCAGCGTCATCGGGGGCGAGCCGGATGGCCTCAACATCAATCAGGGTGTCGGCTCCACGCACCCGCAGGCGCTGCGCGCGGCCGTCATCGAGCAGGGCGCCGATCTCGGTGTGGCCTTCGATGGTGATGGTGACCGCCTGATCCTGGTCGATGCCGATGGCCGGGTCATCGATGGCGATGACATCCTCTACATGATCGCGCGTGATCGTCACGAGCGCGGTGTGCTGGGTGGTGGTGTCGTCGGCACTCTGATGTCCAACTTCGGTCTGGCAGCTGCGTTGGAAGGCCTGGGAATTCCCTTCGAGCGCGCCAAGGTCGGTGACCGCTATGTCATCGAGCGTCTGGAGGCCAATGGCTGGCAGCTGGGTGGCGAATCCTCCGGTCACATCGTCTGCAGCCATATCCAGAGCACCGGTGATGGCATCGTCTCGGCGCTGCAGGTGCTGGCGATCATGGCGCGCGAAGAATGCTCACTCAGCGAATTGCTGGTCGGCTTCGAAAAGGCCCCTCAAGCGCTGATCAATGTGCGTCTGGCGCCGGGCTGCGACAACAAGGCGCTGATGGCGGCGGATGCCGTGCAGGCTGCGGTGGTCGAAGTGGAGCAGACGCTGGGCAACGAAGGTCGCGTGTTGCTGCGTCCCAGTGGCACGGAACCGCTGATTCGCGTCATGGTCGAAGGGCGTCCGCACTTCGATGTCGATGCGCTGGCGGGTCAGATCGCTGCGACGGTCGAATCCAGCATGTCGGCGTGA
- the tpiA gene encoding triose-phosphate isomerase, whose protein sequence is MRTPLIAGNWKMNGDLALVDEFARGLQAASLPQGIQVALAVPFPYLSVARASMPVSVALAGQTLNPASEGAFTGEVAGQMLKDVGAAMVLVGHSERRSLYAEDDAAVLARVEAALAAGLTPVLCVGETLEEREAGDTERVVLGQLEAVFSSLSADARTRLVVAYEPVWAIGTGRTASPQQAQEVHAAIRARLAEWSASLAEAMQLLYGGSMKAANAAELLAQPDIDGGLVGGASLQIDEFLAICQSAG, encoded by the coding sequence ATGCGTACACCGCTGATTGCCGGAAACTGGAAGATGAATGGTGATCTTGCCCTGGTCGATGAGTTTGCCCGGGGCCTGCAGGCGGCTTCGCTGCCGCAGGGCATTCAGGTGGCGCTGGCAGTGCCTTTCCCTTATCTGAGCGTCGCTCGCGCGAGCATGCCTGTGAGCGTGGCGCTGGCGGGGCAGACGCTGAACCCGGCGAGCGAGGGTGCCTTTACCGGCGAAGTGGCGGGTCAGATGCTCAAGGATGTCGGTGCCGCGATGGTGCTGGTCGGCCACTCGGAGCGTCGAAGCCTGTATGCTGAAGACGATGCGGCGGTACTGGCACGTGTCGAGGCAGCGCTTGCTGCAGGCCTCACACCGGTGCTGTGCGTCGGTGAGACGCTTGAGGAGCGTGAAGCCGGTGACACGGAGCGCGTCGTGCTGGGACAGCTGGAGGCGGTGTTCTCCTCGCTCTCCGCTGATGCGCGCACGCGTCTGGTTGTCGCCTATGAGCCCGTCTGGGCCATTGGTACCGGACGCACCGCTTCGCCACAGCAGGCGCAGGAGGTCCATGCGGCCATTCGCGCGCGCCTGGCCGAGTGGTCTGCCTCGCTCGCCGAGGCAATGCAATTGTTGTACGGCGGTAGCATGAAAGCTGCCAATGCCGCCGAGCTGCTTGCGCAGCCGGATATCGACGGCGGTCTCGTGGGCGGTGCCTCGCTCCAGATCGACGAATTCCTAGCCATTTGCCAGTCTGCAGGTTGA
- the secG gene encoding preprotein translocase subunit SecG: protein MQVAVLMVHVVLAVALIVLVLLQQGKGAEAGAAFGGGGASQTVFGSSGSGNFLARFTGVLAAGFFATSLTLAWFASNANQPSVEAGIPNASVIEQQKNSLPSLDDSEESVENTSPVLEESGNADQPAL, encoded by the coding sequence ATGCAAGTAGCCGTTCTGATGGTCCATGTGGTACTCGCGGTCGCGCTGATCGTGCTCGTCCTTCTCCAGCAGGGCAAGGGGGCCGAAGCTGGCGCTGCCTTTGGTGGCGGTGGTGCTTCCCAGACCGTTTTCGGGTCCAGCGGTAGCGGCAACTTCCTCGCGCGCTTCACGGGTGTTCTGGCCGCGGGCTTCTTCGCGACCTCTCTGACACTGGCCTGGTTCGCGTCCAACGCCAACCAGCCGTCAGTCGAAGCGGGCATTCCGAATGCCAGCGTGATCGAGCAGCAGAAAAATTCACTGCCATCACTTGACGACTCCGAGGAAAGTGTGGAGAATACGTCGCCAGTGCTTGAGGAAAGCGGCAACGCAGACCAACCAGCACTCTAA
- the rimP gene encoding ribosome maturation factor RimP, with product MSTKDAALNALIDPVVSALGFELWGIDYLSQGKQSRLVIYIDHPDGITVDNCANVSRQVGAVLDVEDPITGQFQLEVSSPGMDRPLFTLDQYERYIGHVVALRLRQAFDGQRKFQGLVTGTEDGDVVIRVDEEEYCFPIESIDQARIVPQFK from the coding sequence GTGTCAACCAAGGACGCTGCGCTTAACGCGCTTATCGATCCAGTCGTCTCTGCTCTGGGCTTCGAGCTCTGGGGTATCGACTATCTCTCCCAAGGCAAGCAGTCCCGTCTGGTGATCTATATCGACCATCCCGATGGCATTACCGTGGACAACTGCGCAAACGTCAGTCGTCAGGTGGGTGCCGTACTGGATGTCGAAGACCCCATTACCGGTCAGTTCCAGCTTGAAGTCTCGTCTCCAGGCATGGATCGTCCGTTGTTCACGCTTGACCAGTACGAGCGCTACATCGGTCACGTGGTGGCACTGCGACTTCGCCAGGCTTTCGATGGCCAGCGCAAGTTCCAGGGGCTGGTGACTGGCACCGAAGACGGTGATGTCGTGATCCGGGTCGATGAAGAAGAATACTGCTTTCCCATTGAAAGCATCGACCAGGCACGCATTGTGCCGCAGTTCAAATAA
- the nusA gene encoding transcription termination factor NusA encodes MSKEILLVVDAISNEKGVPRDVIFEAVEAALASASRKRFDQEEADIRVKIDRVTGDYATYRRWTVVEDDEFETPDYEIKASIAEQREEPLALGAVVEKQIESEAFGRIAAQTAKQVIVQKVREAERAEVVRLYAEREGELVAGIVKKTTRDGLIIDLGDNAEGFLPRGEMIHGERYRLNERVRALLWKVDADARGSQLILSRTRPELIIELFKIEVPEIAEQLIEIKGAARDPGSRAKIAVKSNDKRIDPIGACVGMRGSRVQAVSNELRNERVDIILWDDNPAQLVINAMAPADVGSILVDEDTHSMDVAVAADNLAQAIGRSGQNVRLASELTGWQLNVMTEAEAEGKREQEIDSFVEYFITHLEIEEDLARVLVDEGFTSLEEIAYVPLEEMLEVEGFDQDLVEELRARAKDELLNLAIATEEQLDGAQPAEDLLNMEGMESHLAYILASKGIVTMEDLAEQAIDDLKDIEGVDEERAAALIMTARAPWFASEQ; translated from the coding sequence ATGAGCAAAGAGATTCTGCTGGTCGTTGACGCCATCTCCAACGAGAAAGGCGTGCCGCGGGATGTGATTTTCGAAGCCGTCGAAGCGGCATTGGCTTCGGCGTCACGCAAGCGTTTCGATCAGGAAGAGGCGGATATCCGCGTCAAGATCGATCGTGTCACCGGTGATTACGCGACCTACCGTCGCTGGACCGTCGTCGAAGACGACGAGTTCGAGACGCCGGACTACGAGATCAAGGCCAGCATCGCCGAACAGCGCGAAGAGCCGCTGGCGCTGGGTGCCGTGGTCGAGAAGCAGATCGAATCCGAAGCGTTCGGTCGTATCGCTGCACAGACCGCCAAGCAGGTCATCGTGCAGAAGGTGCGCGAGGCCGAGCGTGCGGAAGTGGTGCGCCTTTACGCCGAGCGTGAAGGTGAGCTGGTCGCGGGTATCGTCAAGAAGACGACACGTGATGGCCTCATCATCGATCTGGGCGACAACGCCGAAGGCTTCCTGCCGCGCGGTGAGATGATTCACGGCGAGCGCTACCGCTTGAACGAGCGGGTGCGTGCCCTGCTGTGGAAAGTCGACGCGGATGCTCGTGGTTCTCAGCTGATTCTGTCGCGTACGCGTCCTGAGCTGATCATCGAGTTGTTCAAGATCGAAGTCCCGGAAATCGCCGAGCAGCTGATCGAGATCAAGGGTGCTGCCCGTGATCCGGGCTCGCGCGCCAAGATCGCGGTCAAGAGCAACGACAAGCGCATCGATCCGATCGGTGCCTGCGTCGGCATGCGTGGTTCACGCGTGCAGGCCGTGTCCAATGAACTGCGTAACGAACGCGTGGATATCATCCTGTGGGATGACAATCCTGCCCAGCTCGTCATCAACGCCATGGCGCCGGCAGATGTCGGTTCCATTCTGGTCGACGAAGACACCCATTCCATGGATGTCGCTGTCGCTGCGGACAACCTGGCTCAGGCCATCGGTCGCAGCGGTCAGAACGTTCGTCTGGCCAGTGAGCTGACCGGTTGGCAGCTCAACGTCATGACCGAGGCGGAAGCCGAGGGCAAGCGCGAGCAGGAAATCGACAGTTTTGTCGAATATTTCATCACTCATCTCGAGATCGAAGAGGATCTAGCCCGTGTCCTGGTGGACGAGGGCTTCACCTCACTCGAGGAAATCGCCTATGTCCCGCTCGAGGAAATGCTCGAGGTCGAGGGCTTTGACCAGGATCTGGTCGAGGAGCTGCGCGCTCGGGCCAAGGATGAACTGCTGAATCTCGCCATCGCCACTGAAGAGCAACTGGACGGCGCACAGCCGGCCGAAGACCTGCTCAACATGGAAGGCATGGAGAGTCATCTGGCATACATCCTGGCCAGCAAGGGTATCGTCACCATGGAAGACCTTGCCGAGCAGGCCATCGATGATCTGAAAGACATCGAAGGCGTCGACGAAGAGCGAGCAGCGGCGTTGATCATGACCGCCCGCGCGCCCTGGTTCGCAAGCGAACAGTAA
- the infB gene encoding translation initiation factor IF-2 → MSEMTVKEFAKKVGRESARLLEQMHEAGLKHKSENDAVSEVDKQKLLDHLTKSHGGGAAPAAPKNRITLTRKTKSRINTGSGRGKSIEVQVRKKRTYVKEGEEQAAEAPAAAAPAAAVADKPAAAPQREERRGNDNRREERPRQSAPAAAAAPSADAAPEVNAPPKEPRGDAPRRAKAAPRDESRDRREAREDRSERKRGGAKKVKRAERRGGRRGGRDANRQPPKPVQTFVREVSIPESISVADLADKMAVKASEVIKTMFNMGAAVTINQTIDQETATIVVEEMGHTPKLIKDDALETAVLEGISYEGEQITRAPVVTVMGHVDHGKTSLLDYIRRTKVATGEAGGITQHIGAYHVEHDNGDITFLDTPGHAAFTAMRARGAKATDVVILVVAADDGVMPQTIEAVEHSKAAGVPMVVAVNKIDKPGADPDRVKNELSQHGVISEEWGGDTQFVHVSAKTGENIDALLEGVLLVSEVLELQAVPSAPGKGVVVESRLDKGRGPVATVLVQNGTLKKGDIVLAGLHYGRVRALINELGKQVDSAGPAMPVEIQGLGGTPDAGEEFTVVPDEKKAREVANFRQGKYREVRLARQQKAKLENMFSQMGQDEVAKVNVVLKADVQGSLEAIRGALEELSTEEVKVAVVSSGVGGITGTDANLALASEAILVGFNVRADASAREIVEREGLDLRYYSVIYQLIDEVKLAMTGMLAPEFREQIVGVAEVRDVFKAPKIGAIAGCMVVEGNMYRSKRIRVLRDNVVIYEGELESLRRFKDDVNEVRNGMECGIGVKNYNDVQVGDKIEVFDQIQVERTL, encoded by the coding sequence ATGTCAGAAATGACAGTCAAAGAATTCGCCAAGAAGGTGGGCCGCGAGTCAGCCCGCCTACTGGAACAGATGCATGAAGCGGGTCTGAAGCACAAGTCAGAGAACGACGCCGTCTCTGAGGTCGACAAGCAGAAGCTGCTTGATCACCTCACCAAGAGCCACGGTGGTGGCGCCGCTCCGGCAGCGCCCAAGAACCGCATTACCCTGACCCGCAAGACCAAGTCTCGCATCAACACGGGTAGCGGTCGCGGCAAGTCCATCGAGGTGCAGGTGCGCAAGAAGCGTACCTACGTCAAAGAGGGCGAAGAGCAGGCTGCAGAAGCACCGGCCGCTGCTGCACCGGCAGCTGCCGTTGCGGACAAGCCGGCTGCGGCACCGCAGCGCGAAGAGCGTCGTGGCAATGACAACCGTCGCGAAGAGCGTCCGCGTCAGAGTGCACCGGCTGCTGCCGCTGCACCGTCCGCCGACGCTGCGCCGGAAGTCAACGCGCCGCCGAAGGAGCCGCGTGGTGATGCACCGCGTCGCGCCAAGGCTGCGCCGCGTGATGAATCACGTGATCGTCGCGAAGCCCGTGAAGACCGTAGCGAACGCAAGCGTGGCGGGGCCAAGAAGGTCAAGCGCGCCGAGCGTCGCGGTGGTCGTCGTGGTGGCCGTGATGCCAACCGTCAGCCGCCGAAGCCGGTCCAGACCTTCGTCCGTGAAGTCTCCATCCCTGAGTCCATCTCAGTGGCAGACCTCGCTGACAAGATGGCCGTCAAGGCGTCTGAAGTGATCAAGACCATGTTCAACATGGGCGCTGCGGTCACCATCAACCAGACGATCGATCAGGAAACCGCGACCATCGTGGTCGAGGAAATGGGCCACACGCCCAAGCTGATCAAGGATGACGCACTCGAGACAGCCGTTCTCGAAGGCATCTCCTACGAAGGTGAGCAGATCACCCGCGCGCCGGTCGTTACCGTCATGGGTCACGTTGACCACGGCAAGACCTCGCTGCTGGATTACATCCGCCGCACCAAGGTCGCCACAGGTGAAGCGGGTGGTATCACCCAGCACATCGGTGCCTACCACGTCGAACACGACAACGGTGACATCACCTTCCTGGATACCCCGGGCCACGCGGCGTTCACCGCCATGCGTGCTCGTGGTGCCAAGGCGACCGACGTCGTCATCCTGGTGGTGGCTGCCGATGATGGCGTGATGCCGCAGACCATCGAGGCTGTCGAGCACTCCAAGGCCGCGGGTGTCCCGATGGTCGTGGCGGTGAACAAGATCGACAAGCCGGGTGCTGATCCGGACCGCGTCAAGAATGAGCTGTCCCAGCACGGTGTCATCTCCGAGGAATGGGGTGGTGATACCCAGTTCGTCCACGTTTCCGCCAAGACTGGCGAGAACATCGACGCGCTGCTCGAAGGTGTCCTGCTGGTTTCCGAAGTTCTCGAGCTTCAGGCCGTGCCGTCCGCGCCGGGTAAAGGCGTCGTGGTCGAGTCCCGTCTCGACAAGGGCCGTGGTCCGGTCGCGACCGTGCTGGTCCAGAACGGTACGCTGAAGAAGGGCGATATCGTCCTCGCCGGTCTGCATTACGGCCGTGTGCGTGCACTGATCAACGAACTCGGCAAGCAGGTCGATTCCGCGGGTCCGGCCATGCCGGTCGAGATCCAGGGTCTGGGTGGCACGCCGGACGCCGGTGAAGAGTTCACCGTGGTCCCGGATGAGAAGAAGGCACGTGAAGTCGCCAACTTCCGTCAGGGCAAGTACCGCGAAGTGCGTCTGGCGCGTCAGCAGAAGGCCAAGCTGGAGAACATGTTCTCCCAGATGGGTCAGGACGAAGTCGCCAAGGTCAACGTCGTCCTCAAGGCCGACGTGCAGGGGTCTCTGGAAGCCATCCGTGGCGCGCTGGAAGAACTCTCCACCGAAGAAGTCAAGGTGGCCGTGGTCTCTTCCGGTGTCGGTGGTATCACCGGTACCGATGCCAACTTGGCACTCGCTTCCGAAGCGATCCTGGTCGGCTTCAACGTCCGTGCTGACGCCTCCGCGCGTGAGATCGTCGAGCGTGAAGGTCTGGATCTGCGCTACTACAGCGTCATCTACCAGCTGATCGACGAGGTCAAGCTGGCCATGACTGGCATGCTGGCACCGGAATTCCGCGAGCAGATCGTCGGTGTTGCCGAAGTGCGCGATGTCTTCAAGGCACCGAAGATCGGCGCGATCGCCGGTTGTATGGTTGTCGAAGGCAACATGTACCGCTCCAAGCGCATCCGCGTGCTGCGTGACAACGTGGTCATCTATGAAGGCGAGCTGGAATCCCTGCGTCGCTTCAAGGATGACGTCAACGAAGTCCGCAACGGCATGGAATGTGGTATCGGCGTCAAGAACTACAACGACGTGCAGGTTGGCGACAAGATCGAGGTGTTCGACCAGATCCAGGTCGAGCGCACGCTCTGA